A genomic segment from Neodiprion lecontei isolate iyNeoLeco1 chromosome 1, iyNeoLeco1.1, whole genome shotgun sequence encodes:
- the LOC107220128 gene encoding uncharacterized protein LOC107220128 isoform X1 — protein sequence MQKMGPVKEILEKYRCSHSSSIVSQPIRTDKVACMVTSTPLKINREQHSKLEWPFSVEESPNLSLDHHSLIKCAANSTPPCKNTKEGNNLETFTTAPTASTDKTCFVTRTTEATSDKKNSGPNNVDFAPRNEVGKWKIMNSDEENEYQSNRNNSVKKKKYIKDRIIKSSTNTRCSTRKKELRKVNYSINSRESLSIYKVTNNLDSTNEIFTKSISNSSNNVLLIKKPLDNVEVLQTKSIHPKITSSIAIPKQKSSFNRNNDTPVVRRSGRKRCKPLEYWNGERFKTKRDDSPEFVPTIDHINGKGKKMKKIRDAKAELKDIRQSNEVSTSTPNIKTSDKAETELTSEPLIEERNDNAVMLNTKPRRKSKKVVRFSATTTKTSGSPVLKKNLKSDWHVNFHGIKRTPKVLLNFDNYSILPGLNTVMGFVSSSIVQMPPNGINRSQAPDHHHMVFCIMAGNIVVTIHEKSIKMDTYGHFTVPCGVSYTLENVGKKKAILSCFQIANAKYK from the exons ATGCAGAAAATGGGACCTGTCAAGGAAATCTTGGAAAAATATCGTTGCTCACATTCTAGTTCCATTGTTAGTCAACCTATTCGGACAGATAAAGTTGCTTGCATGGTAACGTCTACACCTTTGAAAATAAACAGAGAGCAGCATTCGAAGCTTGAATGGCCTTTCTCGGTAGAAGAAAGTCCGAATCTCTCTCTTGACCATCATTCCCTGATAAAATGTGCTGCAAATAGTACACCACCATGTAAAAACACTAAGGAGGGTAACAATTTAGAAACCTTTACCACTGCACCAACTGCATCGACTGATAAAACTTGCTTTGTAACACGGACTACGGAAGCAACCAGTGACAAAAAGAATTCAGGACCTAACAACGTTGATTTTGCTCCTAGAAATGAGGTTGGAAAGTGGAAAATAATGAACTCAGACGAAGAGAATGAGTATCAGAGCAATAGAAACAATtctgtgaaaaagaaaaagtacaTTAAAGATAGAATCATCAAATCATCAACTAACACACGATGTTCGACACGGAAGAAGGAACTACGGAAAGTAAATTACAGCATCAACAGCAGGGAATCTTTatcaatttataaagtaaCTAATAATTTGGATTCcacgaatgaaatatttacaaagtCTATTAGTAATAGTAGTAACAATGTTCTTTTGATCAAAAAACCACTAGACAATGTAGAGGTTTTACAAACCAAAAGTATTCATCCAAAGATTACATCCTCAATAGCAATACCAAAGCAGAAAAGCTCGTTTAACAGAAATAATGATACACCTGTAGTTAGAAGATCAGGCAGAAAAAGGTGTAAACCCTTGGAATACTGGAACGGAGAGAGgttcaaaacaaaaagagaCGATTCCCCAGAATTTGTGCCGACTATAGATCACATAaatggaaaaggaaaaaaaatgaagaagataCGAGATGCTAAAGCAGAACTAAAAGACATTCGACAGAGTAATGAGGTTTCGACAAGTACTCCAAATATAAAAACTTCTGATAAAGCTGAAACAGAACTCACGAGTGAACCATTAATTGAAGAGAGAAATGACAACGCAGTGATGTTGAATACAAAGCCTAGGCGGAAGTCCAAGAAAGTAGTTAGATTTTCTGCAACCACAACTAAAACATCAGGCAGCCCTGTgcttaagaaaaatttaaaatcag ACTGGCACGTAAACTTTCATGGAATAAAACGGACGCCAAAAGTGCTATTGAACTTTGACAATTATAGTATTTTGCCTGGCTTGAATACAGTCATGGGATTTGTATCAAGTTCTATTGTACAGATGCCCCCAAACGGGATAAATAGGAGTCAAGCACCAGATCACCATCATATG GTATTTTGTATTATGGCGGGTAATATTGTAGTAACAATTCATGAGAAGAGCATTAAAATGGACACTTACGGACATTTCACTGTACCATGTGGAGTTTCGTATACTCTTGAGAATGTTGGCAAGAAAAAAGCTATCCTCAGCTGCTTCCAGATTGCCAATGCCAAATATAAGTGA
- the LOC107220130 gene encoding DNA repair and recombination protein rhm52 isoform X2 has translation MNPPSCIKIPGSQETLICPNLTVRDVDIRDQCTKNDLISIANEIFGTNKWNHTVTSQTLDFVEYSTGKYQVGCAAFVKIQLRDGTVHEDVGYSNLEGPNKGLIIFLARTGSITNAMKNTLMCFGGDIATKLRNFTKPKTESSVSTISHIGEPQKMVPPLLRMTPNAQSTPHKTPSPRCDIQGTTFNYDNREVSSVSNNEEPKIQSPKPLQPVESCVKQ, from the exons ATGAATCCACCGTCGTGCATAAAAATC ccTGGTTCCCAAGAAACTTTGATTTGTCCAAATTTAACTGTAAGGGATGTGGATATTCGCGATCAATGCACTAAGAATGATCTTATCTCAATCGCAAATGAAATCTTTGGTACAAACAAATGGAATCATACTGTGACAAGTCAAACTTTAG ATTTTGTCGAATACAGCACAGGCAAATATCAGGTCGGATGCGCAGCCTTcgttaaaattcaattacgaGATGGAACTGTTCACGAGGATGTAGGATACAGCAACTTGGAAGGACCCAACAAAGgcttaattatatttttagcgagaact GGTTCCATTACAAATGCTATGAAAAACACCTTGATGTGCTTTGGTGGTGATATTGCTACAAAACTTCGAAATTTTACCAAACCGAAAACCGAGAGTTCAGTTTCAACCATTTCTCATATTGGAGAACCACAAAAGATGGTTCCCCCTCTGCTACGGATGACTCCAAATGCTCAATCCACGCCGCATAAAACACCATCGCCAAGGTGCGACATACAGGGCACTACGTTCAATTATGATAATCGAG AGGTTTCATCAGTTTCGAATAATGAAGAACCAAAAATACAATCACCAAAACCTCTTCAGCCAGTGGAAAGCTGCGTTAAG CAATGA
- the LOC107220147 gene encoding 40S ribosomal protein S11 isoform X3 yields the protein MADQNERSFQRQPTIFLNRKKGLGQKHRKSMRYSRSVGLGFKTPRETEKAFQKQSTLNLNRKANLKKKPLRLSRSVGLGFKTPREAIEGTYIDKKCPFTGNVSIRGRILTGVVQKMKMQRTIVIRRDYLHYIRKYNRFEKRHRNMSVHLSPCFRDVEIGDVVTIGECRPLSKTVRFNVLKVSKGTGSKKSFKKF from the exons atggcggatcag AACGAGCGTTCGTTCCAGCGACAACCGACGATCTTTCTTAATCGAAAGAAAGGTCTCGGGCAGAAGCATAGGAAGTCTATGAGGTATAGCCGTAGCGTGGGTCTTGGCTTTAAGACTCCTCGCGAG ACGGAAAAGGCTTTTCAGAAACAGTCCACGCTCAACCTCAACAGGAAGGCTAACCTGAAGAAGAAGCCGCTCAGGTTGAGTCGTAGTGTCGGCCTTGGTTTTAAAACTCCCCGTGAG GCTATTGAAGGTACCTACATTGACAAAAAGTGCCCATTTACCGGCAATGTTTCCATTAGAGGACGCATTTTGACCGGAGTGGTACAGAAGATGAAGATGCAACGCACGATTGTTATTCGTAGGGATTATCTTCACTATATCCGGAAATATAATcgatttgaaaaacgtcaCCGGAATATGAGTGTCCACTTGAGCCCTTGCTTCAg AGACGTGGAAATAGGTGATGTTGTGACCATTGGCGAATGTCGACCACTGAGCAAAACTGTTAGATTCAACGTTCTCAAGGTCTCAAAGGGAACTGGGTCCAAGAAGAGTTTCAAAAAGTTCTAA
- the LOC107220121 gene encoding protein arginine N-methyltransferase 6 encodes MDTGDSTDEYFKSYEDLEVHRLMLEDKPRTLAYKNAIFACSDKFQNKIVMDVGAGTGILSVFCAKAGAAKVYAIEASHMAQVAKEVVRENGFESIIEVIHSKVEDLKSDDIGKVDIIVSEWMGFHLMHEGMLDSVLVARDQFLKENGLMFPNEAKLYASPCELPTVYDFWNDVYGVSMEFVSREQRRLKSKKPNISSLEANNLLTDGKLLVWLDLSTATMPELLCLGGESTVVPCNRNGIYQGICVWFSVTFPDGSELSTSPEYESTHWKQSIVVLPHDIPVTKDEPVAFKLELRKDSLKPRIYNVEYTQLDPENVEHDIPCHCYMTKCLVIKAYLSEHPEEDIQGRET; translated from the exons ATGGACACCGGCGATTCAACAGATGAATATTTCAAGAGTTACGAGGATCTGGAA GTTCATCGACTGATGCTAGAGGATAAACCTCGTACCCTTGCTTACAAAAATGCAATATTTGCTTGTAGCGATAAATTTCAGAACAAAATTGTAATGGATGTTGGTGCTGGGACGG GTATACTATCGGTGTTCTGTGCCAAAGCAGGTGCTGCAAAAGTTTATGCTATAGAAGCAAGCCACATGGCACAAGTAGCAAAAGAAGTAGTTCGCGAAAATGGTTTTGAAAGTATCATAGAAGTGATTCACAGTAAAGTAGAAGATTTAAAGAGTGATGATATCGGCAAAGTCGATATCATAGTCTCTGAATGGATGGGATTTCATTTGATGCACGAGGGAATGCTGGATTCGGTACTTGTGGCCAGAGATCAATTCTTGAAAGAAAATGGACTCATGTTCCCTAACGAGGCCAAACTTTATGCATCTCCTTGCGAATTACCCACTGTGTATGATTTTTGGAACGATGTATACGGAGTCAGTATGGA GTTTGTCAGCCGGGAACAGAGACGTTTGAAGTCTAAAAAGCCAAATATTTCGTCTTTAGAGGCAAATAACTTACTGACGGATGGAAAGCTGCTTGTTTGGCTGGATCTCAGTACAGCAACTATGCCAGAATTGTTATGTCTCGGTGGTGAATCTACGGTCGTACCGTGCAATCGGAACGGAATATATCAGGGCATTTGCGTATGGTTTTCCGTTACATTTCCGGATGGTTCGGAATTATCGACTAGTCCAGAGTATGAATCAACTCATTGGAAACAAAGTATTGTAGTACTCCCACACGATATTCCGGTAACGAAAGATGAACCAGTAGCATTCAAGCTCGAACTCCGTAAGGATTCTTTGAAACCAAGAATTTATAATGTGGAATATACTCAGTTAGACCCAGAAAACGTCGAACACGATATTCCCTGTCATTGTTATATGACCAAGTGTTTAGTAATAAAAGCTTATCTCTCTGAACATCCAGAGGAAGATATCCAGGGTAGAGAAACTTAA
- the LOC107220147 gene encoding 40S ribosomal protein S11 isoform X2, which translates to MADQTEKAFQKQSTLNLNRKANLKKKPLRLSRSVGLGFKTPREAIEGTYIDKKCPFTGNVSIRGRILTGVVQKMKMQRTIVIRRDYLHYIRKYNRFEKRHRNMSVHLSPCFRDVEIGDVVTIGECRPLSKTVRFNVLKVSKGTGSKKSFKKF; encoded by the exons atggcggatcag ACGGAAAAGGCTTTTCAGAAACAGTCCACGCTCAACCTCAACAGGAAGGCTAACCTGAAGAAGAAGCCGCTCAGGTTGAGTCGTAGTGTCGGCCTTGGTTTTAAAACTCCCCGTGAG GCTATTGAAGGTACCTACATTGACAAAAAGTGCCCATTTACCGGCAATGTTTCCATTAGAGGACGCATTTTGACCGGAGTGGTACAGAAGATGAAGATGCAACGCACGATTGTTATTCGTAGGGATTATCTTCACTATATCCGGAAATATAATcgatttgaaaaacgtcaCCGGAATATGAGTGTCCACTTGAGCCCTTGCTTCAg AGACGTGGAAATAGGTGATGTTGTGACCATTGGCGAATGTCGACCACTGAGCAAAACTGTTAGATTCAACGTTCTCAAGGTCTCAAAGGGAACTGGGTCCAAGAAGAGTTTCAAAAAGTTCTAA
- the LOC107220128 gene encoding uncharacterized protein LOC107220128 isoform X2: MGPVKEILEKYRCSHSSSIVSQPIRTDKVACMVTSTPLKINREQHSKLEWPFSVEESPNLSLDHHSLIKCAANSTPPCKNTKEGNNLETFTTAPTASTDKTCFVTRTTEATSDKKNSGPNNVDFAPRNEVGKWKIMNSDEENEYQSNRNNSVKKKKYIKDRIIKSSTNTRCSTRKKELRKVNYSINSRESLSIYKVTNNLDSTNEIFTKSISNSSNNVLLIKKPLDNVEVLQTKSIHPKITSSIAIPKQKSSFNRNNDTPVVRRSGRKRCKPLEYWNGERFKTKRDDSPEFVPTIDHINGKGKKMKKIRDAKAELKDIRQSNEVSTSTPNIKTSDKAETELTSEPLIEERNDNAVMLNTKPRRKSKKVVRFSATTTKTSGSPVLKKNLKSDWHVNFHGIKRTPKVLLNFDNYSILPGLNTVMGFVSSSIVQMPPNGINRSQAPDHHHMVFCIMAGNIVVTIHEKSIKMDTYGHFTVPCGVSYTLENVGKKKAILSCFQIANAKYK, from the exons ATGGGACCTGTCAAGGAAATCTTGGAAAAATATCGTTGCTCACATTCTAGTTCCATTGTTAGTCAACCTATTCGGACAGATAAAGTTGCTTGCATGGTAACGTCTACACCTTTGAAAATAAACAGAGAGCAGCATTCGAAGCTTGAATGGCCTTTCTCGGTAGAAGAAAGTCCGAATCTCTCTCTTGACCATCATTCCCTGATAAAATGTGCTGCAAATAGTACACCACCATGTAAAAACACTAAGGAGGGTAACAATTTAGAAACCTTTACCACTGCACCAACTGCATCGACTGATAAAACTTGCTTTGTAACACGGACTACGGAAGCAACCAGTGACAAAAAGAATTCAGGACCTAACAACGTTGATTTTGCTCCTAGAAATGAGGTTGGAAAGTGGAAAATAATGAACTCAGACGAAGAGAATGAGTATCAGAGCAATAGAAACAATtctgtgaaaaagaaaaagtacaTTAAAGATAGAATCATCAAATCATCAACTAACACACGATGTTCGACACGGAAGAAGGAACTACGGAAAGTAAATTACAGCATCAACAGCAGGGAATCTTTatcaatttataaagtaaCTAATAATTTGGATTCcacgaatgaaatatttacaaagtCTATTAGTAATAGTAGTAACAATGTTCTTTTGATCAAAAAACCACTAGACAATGTAGAGGTTTTACAAACCAAAAGTATTCATCCAAAGATTACATCCTCAATAGCAATACCAAAGCAGAAAAGCTCGTTTAACAGAAATAATGATACACCTGTAGTTAGAAGATCAGGCAGAAAAAGGTGTAAACCCTTGGAATACTGGAACGGAGAGAGgttcaaaacaaaaagagaCGATTCCCCAGAATTTGTGCCGACTATAGATCACATAaatggaaaaggaaaaaaaatgaagaagataCGAGATGCTAAAGCAGAACTAAAAGACATTCGACAGAGTAATGAGGTTTCGACAAGTACTCCAAATATAAAAACTTCTGATAAAGCTGAAACAGAACTCACGAGTGAACCATTAATTGAAGAGAGAAATGACAACGCAGTGATGTTGAATACAAAGCCTAGGCGGAAGTCCAAGAAAGTAGTTAGATTTTCTGCAACCACAACTAAAACATCAGGCAGCCCTGTgcttaagaaaaatttaaaatcag ACTGGCACGTAAACTTTCATGGAATAAAACGGACGCCAAAAGTGCTATTGAACTTTGACAATTATAGTATTTTGCCTGGCTTGAATACAGTCATGGGATTTGTATCAAGTTCTATTGTACAGATGCCCCCAAACGGGATAAATAGGAGTCAAGCACCAGATCACCATCATATG GTATTTTGTATTATGGCGGGTAATATTGTAGTAACAATTCATGAGAAGAGCATTAAAATGGACACTTACGGACATTTCACTGTACCATGTGGAGTTTCGTATACTCTTGAGAATGTTGGCAAGAAAAAAGCTATCCTCAGCTGCTTCCAGATTGCCAATGCCAAATATAAGTGA
- the LOC107220122 gene encoding lysM and putative peptidoglycan-binding domain-containing protein 3 isoform X1, which produces MRKISLSNGNDGQRSGRQKVYQRSGQREGSPNYVLLYSDGENSGDEETIALRTVSKQKSPPRKVEVMKIQLQPEDTLQALSLRYGCTISELKRINKIHKENEIFAHRTIKVPVVAFSLLTETLNQTENTDNNDGKIGDLITIEDTPANSSREEQIINLIALPTPVPPLKSNFDYTTLNTICETPANQCENTLDVLEDGENDQLLAAEESSPEQHSVYKLSCSGADWGLSWPQLVGCSLLLGLAGPLIIYFLFLAETSSKHHSSAGYYKHFFS; this is translated from the exons ATGCGAAAAATATCACTCAGTAACGGAAATGATGGGCAGAGATCGGGAAG GCAAAAGGTTTATCAGCGTAGTGGTCAGAGAGAAGGATCCCCGAATTATGTGCTCTTGTATTCAGATGGAGAAAATAGTGGAGACGAAGAGACAATTGCTCTTCGTACAGTATCGAAACAAAAATCACCTCCCCGCAAAGTGGAGGTGATGAAAATTCAGTTACAACCTGAGGATACTTTGCAGGCACTTTCACTCAGATACGGATGTACC ATATCTGAATTGAAGAGGATcaataaaatacataaagaaaacgaaatatttGCACATCGAACAATTAAGGTTCCTGTTGTCGCGTTCTCTCTCTTGACAGAAACTTTGAATCAAACTGAAAATACAGACAATAACGACGGCAAAATTGGCGATCTTATTACTATCGAGGACACACCGGCTAATAGCTCTAGAGAGGAACAGATTATCAATCTAATAGCTCTTCCAACTCCTGTACCTCCtttaaaatcgaattttgattATACCACATTAAATACAATCTGCGAAACTCCTGCAAATCAATGTGAAAATACACTAGATGTCTTAGAGGATGGAGAAAACGATCAATTACTTGCTGCCGAAGAAAGCAGCCCAGAGCAACATAGTGTATACAAGTTATCGTGTTCTGGGGCTGATTGGGGTCTGTCGTGGCCTCAGCTCGTTGGTTGTTCGCTACTCCTGGGACTTGCAGGACctcttattatttattttttatttcttgccGAAACTTCTTCTAAACATCACTCGAGTGCGGGATACTATAAGCATTTCTTTTCATGA
- the LOC107220130 gene encoding DNA repair protein RAD52 homolog isoform X1, translating into MNPPSCIKIPGSQETLICPNLTVRDVDIRDQCTKNDLISIANEIFGTNKWNHTVTSQTLDFVEYSTGKYQVGCAAFVKIQLRDGTVHEDVGYSNLEGPNKGLIIFLARTGSITNAMKNTLMCFGGDIATKLRNFTKPKTESSVSTISHIGEPQKMVPPLLRMTPNAQSTPHKTPSPRCDIQGTTFNYDNREVSSVSNNEEPKIQSPKPLQPVESCVKVDKAAMTEEERRLERKRKQAQKQEEYKRLLKETAYGQKPNPRF; encoded by the exons ATGAATCCACCGTCGTGCATAAAAATC ccTGGTTCCCAAGAAACTTTGATTTGTCCAAATTTAACTGTAAGGGATGTGGATATTCGCGATCAATGCACTAAGAATGATCTTATCTCAATCGCAAATGAAATCTTTGGTACAAACAAATGGAATCATACTGTGACAAGTCAAACTTTAG ATTTTGTCGAATACAGCACAGGCAAATATCAGGTCGGATGCGCAGCCTTcgttaaaattcaattacgaGATGGAACTGTTCACGAGGATGTAGGATACAGCAACTTGGAAGGACCCAACAAAGgcttaattatatttttagcgagaact GGTTCCATTACAAATGCTATGAAAAACACCTTGATGTGCTTTGGTGGTGATATTGCTACAAAACTTCGAAATTTTACCAAACCGAAAACCGAGAGTTCAGTTTCAACCATTTCTCATATTGGAGAACCACAAAAGATGGTTCCCCCTCTGCTACGGATGACTCCAAATGCTCAATCCACGCCGCATAAAACACCATCGCCAAGGTGCGACATACAGGGCACTACGTTCAATTATGATAATCGAG AGGTTTCATCAGTTTCGAATAATGAAGAACCAAAAATACAATCACCAAAACCTCTTCAGCCAGTGGAAAGCTGCGTTAAGGTTGATAAAGCTG CAATGACGGAGGAGGAACGAAGATTGGAAAGAAAACGCAAACAAGCACAGAAGCAAGAAGAGTATAAAAGGTTATTGAAAGAAACGGCATATGGCCAGAAACCAAATCCAAGATTTTAA
- the LOC107220147 gene encoding 40S ribosomal protein S11 isoform X1, which produces MADQNERSFQRQPTIFLNRKKGLGQKHRKSMRYSRSVGLGFKTPREAIEGTYIDKKCPFTGNVSIRGRILTGVVQKMKMQRTIVIRRDYLHYIRKYNRFEKRHRNMSVHLSPCFRDVEIGDVVTIGECRPLSKTVRFNVLKVSKGTGSKKSFKKF; this is translated from the exons atggcggatcag AACGAGCGTTCGTTCCAGCGACAACCGACGATCTTTCTTAATCGAAAGAAAGGTCTCGGGCAGAAGCATAGGAAGTCTATGAGGTATAGCCGTAGCGTGGGTCTTGGCTTTAAGACTCCTCGCGAG GCTATTGAAGGTACCTACATTGACAAAAAGTGCCCATTTACCGGCAATGTTTCCATTAGAGGACGCATTTTGACCGGAGTGGTACAGAAGATGAAGATGCAACGCACGATTGTTATTCGTAGGGATTATCTTCACTATATCCGGAAATATAATcgatttgaaaaacgtcaCCGGAATATGAGTGTCCACTTGAGCCCTTGCTTCAg AGACGTGGAAATAGGTGATGTTGTGACCATTGGCGAATGTCGACCACTGAGCAAAACTGTTAGATTCAACGTTCTCAAGGTCTCAAAGGGAACTGGGTCCAAGAAGAGTTTCAAAAAGTTCTAA
- the LOC107220122 gene encoding lysM and putative peptidoglycan-binding domain-containing protein 3 isoform X2, with protein MMGRDREDGENSGDEETIALRTVSKQKSPPRKVEVMKIQLQPEDTLQALSLRYGCTISELKRINKIHKENEIFAHRTIKVPVVAFSLLTETLNQTENTDNNDGKIGDLITIEDTPANSSREEQIINLIALPTPVPPLKSNFDYTTLNTICETPANQCENTLDVLEDGENDQLLAAEESSPEQHSVYKLSCSGADWGLSWPQLVGCSLLLGLAGPLIIYFLFLAETSSKHHSSAGYYKHFFS; from the exons ATGATGGGCAGAGATCGGGAAG ATGGAGAAAATAGTGGAGACGAAGAGACAATTGCTCTTCGTACAGTATCGAAACAAAAATCACCTCCCCGCAAAGTGGAGGTGATGAAAATTCAGTTACAACCTGAGGATACTTTGCAGGCACTTTCACTCAGATACGGATGTACC ATATCTGAATTGAAGAGGATcaataaaatacataaagaaaacgaaatatttGCACATCGAACAATTAAGGTTCCTGTTGTCGCGTTCTCTCTCTTGACAGAAACTTTGAATCAAACTGAAAATACAGACAATAACGACGGCAAAATTGGCGATCTTATTACTATCGAGGACACACCGGCTAATAGCTCTAGAGAGGAACAGATTATCAATCTAATAGCTCTTCCAACTCCTGTACCTCCtttaaaatcgaattttgattATACCACATTAAATACAATCTGCGAAACTCCTGCAAATCAATGTGAAAATACACTAGATGTCTTAGAGGATGGAGAAAACGATCAATTACTTGCTGCCGAAGAAAGCAGCCCAGAGCAACATAGTGTATACAAGTTATCGTGTTCTGGGGCTGATTGGGGTCTGTCGTGGCCTCAGCTCGTTGGTTGTTCGCTACTCCTGGGACTTGCAGGACctcttattatttattttttatttcttgccGAAACTTCTTCTAAACATCACTCGAGTGCGGGATACTATAAGCATTTCTTTTCATGA